The Bombus vancouverensis nearcticus chromosome 3, iyBomVanc1_principal, whole genome shotgun sequence genomic sequence AATTTTCACAAGTATCTGATAACTTTACTGATACCGGAGACCAATGTCGCGAATATACTAAGAGAAAAAaggcaattattattattgacaGGCTCGAGAATATAACATATCCTATTATcctatttgtaatttttatcacTTTAAAGATTTAATATTAAACTTCGTCAAATGCCTGATAACTTACAGGATTACCCGTACGATTGACgaatataatctaatacgatCAAAAACGATTTAATTCTCTACTCTACTAAGTGAAATGGAATAAGCAGAATAAAATATcggtatttaaaataaaaaatattcaacattaattATACATGACTTACGAATCTGTAATATTACCTTGTATCGAAACCTACAACCAATTCTTCTCACAAAATTCGACGATCCCGAGGAACGTCCGGACTACGTGATCCACTATCTCGACCCTTATCTATCTTTACTATCTACCGATTATAAAACAGTGCTCAGGAAGAGAATTCACTTAGATCAAATCGTACATGTGAAACATACCCACCCAGGTGAAATGTAGGTTCCGAACTCTACGGTGAAGAGTCGTGTCGCTGAAAATTGATTACCATATTTCATCGTGGCGGTAGTTGGAATGCCACACGGCTTGTTTATGGGGTATGAGACCCGGTGCACACTCGTTTCGTAGACAGGGCCGCCTGGTAACGACTACCTGTTACCCAATTAATCGCTACCCACGTTCTAAGAGGTCCAGTTCCACTCGACCGTAGCCTTTGATGGAAACCAAACAATTCAGGAACCTATTCGTTTATGTTGCAAAAGGTCGGACGCAATTATTCGATTCACTGCTTGCTGGATACGAGATATTCCTGGCGTTGTTAAAAGTTTCGTGTTTATCGACATGGTTTCCTTTgttaaattgaaataattcgatAGGTGTGCTTTTTTGAATGGAATAGCGGACGTTAGAGAATGGAAAGGACAGTAGATAAGATCTGTTCTTTTTGTGTGTTGCAGAATTTCCAGGACCTGGAAGCTGAGAAGGCAATAATGGGCTCCATTGTGTATTGCATACATCATAAGGATGGCTGCAAGTGGTCCGACGAACTTCGAAAGTTGAAGGtaacgttatatttttctttcctttttgttaGTTTCGATGTGCGTACCACAATTTTTACGTTTTATATGGTAAAGACGGTACTGTATGTTGTTCAGATAATCGAAGAGTTTCGTGAACAAAGGGCTTGTAGGTTCCCTATTTTCGAGTAAAATTTTCTAGCTAAATTTCTATGAAGCTTTTATTCGCGTTGAGAATATAACAAGGACAAATTCTTTAAGTTGTTTAGTTCTAGTTTTCTGGTATTAATTACGTTCGAATTGGTAATtatttaagaaagaaaaaaaactttataGTAATCGAAAGAATTTAAAAACTCGAACTAAAACCTTCATAGCTAAAGTATTATACAACTAAAAATTTCGCCCTACGGGTTCTTCTCTCAGAAAGCTCCACGACTGATACGTAAAAGTATCAAGACTATCTACGGGTCTTCTAATTGTTCTTTATAAAATTACTCGAAATTTTGGGTGTGTAAAAATACGTTCTCGAGATAGTTTCATTATGCATTTCTGATCTTGAGCGACCTTGCGTTGATAGGTCGTTGAACTGGTCCCGGCACGGTTAACTCCCACACAGCTTGCGGATAACTTGTGCTGGTTTTCCGCTCaattataagaacaattatCGGCTCTTTTTACCGTCATTAACATATCAATTCTTACATGATCTCTTGTCAAGTTACGAGTTAAAAATAGTCTATATATGCTATAAATGGCTATAAATGGCTTCGCAGTTCTTTCTTGTAATCAGTAATGGGAAAATCCCATTGTCGGAAAACATTATAAAGAGTTACAAGATTGACCTCGAAATAAATGTGATATGactttttaataattctacTTACACAAATTATGTTAAATTTTTTTGCACCGAAGTACAAAAAATTTAGTAATTAGAAGTTAGAATCAGCAGAATTCTATACTTTTAAGAATCATCGGAAAAACTTTCGAAAAAGTACTCTAAAAATTCGAATTTATTGCAGTATTaagaaatatcgaataaattaaaaattagaacCAAGCACATTTCAAACGAAAGAATTCCCCATATAATTCTCACAGAAGAAATTTTAACCTACATATATTAACATAATGATTTTACACGCTACCGTAAACGTTATTACTATTTCTTTAATCTCCGGTATGCGGTTCGTTCACCCGAGTTTCCCCGATTGTCGCAATACGAACATAAATCCGAAGAGAACGATCCGATCGGAGTAGAAGGAATGCGCCGTTCAAGTCTCACCGATGTAAAAATCGCATTATATCCTGTTTAGGCTCACCTGAATACCTGCAAGCACGACGCGGTCCCCTGCAGCAATAAGTGTGGCGCGATGATCCCGCGTGTGCTGATGGAGGACCATTTAAAGTACACTTGCGCCCAGCGGCGAGCACGCTGCGACTTCTGTGCCAAAGAATTCACCGGTCACACGCTCGAGGTAACCGCCACTGCATTAATTAGAAGAATCGCGATCGAGTGCCAGCCGTTAACTGTACTATAGTGGGAACGGATGCAAGCGAAAGCACCATGAGTTCGAACGAAATTTCtcgaattcttttttcttttgtttaataTTCATTTAGTCATGGATGAATGAttacagtggctcacgaaagtatttgaacttTCATAGAAACTTCTTATGAACATATTATGCGTGTTATGCGAAACATTCTAACGAAGTCTTATTAACATCGTAATGAAGCGcaattatcataattatattaGCAACGTTTGAAGCCAATTTAAAAACGTACACAGTAGCTACGAGATATTTAATCCAGGTACATATAATtcacagaaaaatatttatattattcattatattaacAAGTTACTATATTCAGTGAAAACATCTTTAATACTTTTATATACACTTTCATTGTTACTccgtatttattataatttagctagtattatttcaaaattttctatTGTGTGTCTATATATGTCTATAATTTAATCAACTGTTTAAGGATATAGCTAACGATTCTGCTCTTTATCTACAGAAACACACAGGGACGTGTGGCTATGAACCACTCTACTGCGAGAACAAGTGTGGCATGAAGGTGCAGCGAAGGCATCTCAGTCAACACAAGTTGGGCGAGTGCGCGAAAAGACTGGTGGCCTGTCGTTACTGCAACAAAGAGTTCGTTTTTGACACACTCGGTGCTCATCATGCCAAGTGTGGCCGCTTTCCAGTCGCTTGTCCACACCGTTGTGAAACTGCCGTCTTACCAAGAGAAGATCTCGAAGTTCACTTGAAAGATCACTGCACTACACACCTCTTATCTTGTACTTTCAAGGATGCTGGCTGTCGTTTTAAGGTACAtcaatttattgctttatattACATTCACTTTCTGTCTCTTTTCCATTTTATAAGATTAATATCAAAATACTATTTTTTGTCACAGGGAAATCGATTTTCGTTGGACAAACATTTGGAGGAATCAGCAAAGATGCATTTAAGCTTGATGTGCAGTGTAGTAACAAAACAACAGCATCAGATAACCAGCCTGAAATCCGCCATTAGCAAACTATCGTTAAATTACACGGGCACACTAATATGGAAAATTACGGATTACAGCGCTAAAATGTCCGAGGCGAAAGCCAAGGAAGGAATGGAACTCGTCAGTCCTCCTTTTTACACTAGTCAATATGGTTACAAGCTACAGGTAGGCAATACTTAATATTGATTCTATATTGTATCCTTTAATCTAAGTTTTAAGAACTCTACTATACTACATATACTTACTTACTTACaatgtaaaaatattgaatatttcagGCGTCAGTTTTCTTAAACGGAAATGGAACCGGCGAAGGAAGTCATATTTCAATATACATAAAGATTCTTCCCGGAGAGTATGATGCTCTGTTGCGGTGGCCATTCTCCCACAGCGTGTCCTTCACCATATTCGACCAGACGGTGGTCGCGGAAAAGGCGTGCAATATCGTAGAAAGCTTTATACCGGATCCAACATGGAAGAATTTCCAGAGGCCCAGTCGTGAGCCCGATTCTCTCGGTTTTGGCTTCCCAAGATTTCTTTCTCACGAAATGGTGAAGAAACGGCATTTTGTCAAAGATAATACTATGTTCATCCGAGTAAAGGTCGATCCTAGCAAAATAGTTGCTGTCTGAAAAGATAACATCGACccgtatttttattaaatacgttGTATCATACTAACTCAATTACTATCGTTCCACGTAACACATTTAATATTGTTACGCCGCACACACATGTTTCTTGACATGGTTTATacgtattttttacttttacacGTATCGTCAGTCCAGTAAACGATTAATGATACttgatatttattaattgtGTACTTGGTGTGATAGTTCGAAGTACTTTACATATGAAGCGCATGGTACTTATATCGTTACACTGAAAGTAAACTAATGTAGAATTGACTAAAACAAAATAGAAAGCAATAGCGACTTACAAAACAA encodes the following:
- the Traf4 gene encoding TNF receptor associated factor 4 isoform X3 — its product is MGSIVYCIHHKDGCKWSDELRKLKAHLNTCKHDAVPCSNKCGAMIPRVLMEDHLKYTCAQRRARCDFCAKEFTGHTLEKHTGTCGYEPLYCENKCGMKVQRRHLSQHKLGECAKRLVACRYCNKEFVFDTLGAHHAKCGRFPVACPHRCETAVLPREDLEVHLKDHCTTHLLSCTFKDAGCRFKGNRFSLDKHLEESAKMHLSLMCSVVTKQQHQITSLKSAISKLSLNYTGTLIWKITDYSAKMSEAKAKEGMELVSPPFYTSQYGYKLQASVFLNGNGTGEGSHISIYIKILPGEYDALLRWPFSHSVSFTIFDQTVVAEKACNIVESFIPDPTWKNFQRPSREPDSLGFGFPRFLSHEMVKKRHFVKDNTMFIRVKVDPSKIVAV
- the Traf4 gene encoding TNF receptor associated factor 4 isoform X1, translating into MVRGLSQWTKTLSFPARVSPQRPAKESKGFHVSPSASPTSPPSPINDNMDKAPIITDENFQDLEAEKAIMGSIVYCIHHKDGCKWSDELRKLKAHLNTCKHDAVPCSNKCGAMIPRVLMEDHLKYTCAQRRARCDFCAKEFTGHTLEKHTGTCGYEPLYCENKCGMKVQRRHLSQHKLGECAKRLVACRYCNKEFVFDTLGAHHAKCGRFPVACPHRCETAVLPREDLEVHLKDHCTTHLLSCTFKDAGCRFKGNRFSLDKHLEESAKMHLSLMCSVVTKQQHQITSLKSAISKLSLNYTGTLIWKITDYSAKMSEAKAKEGMELVSPPFYTSQYGYKLQASVFLNGNGTGEGSHISIYIKILPGEYDALLRWPFSHSVSFTIFDQTVVAEKACNIVESFIPDPTWKNFQRPSREPDSLGFGFPRFLSHEMVKKRHFVKDNTMFIRVKVDPSKIVAV
- the Traf4 gene encoding TNF receptor associated factor 4 isoform X2 translates to MDKAPIITDENFQDLEAEKAIMGSIVYCIHHKDGCKWSDELRKLKAHLNTCKHDAVPCSNKCGAMIPRVLMEDHLKYTCAQRRARCDFCAKEFTGHTLEKHTGTCGYEPLYCENKCGMKVQRRHLSQHKLGECAKRLVACRYCNKEFVFDTLGAHHAKCGRFPVACPHRCETAVLPREDLEVHLKDHCTTHLLSCTFKDAGCRFKGNRFSLDKHLEESAKMHLSLMCSVVTKQQHQITSLKSAISKLSLNYTGTLIWKITDYSAKMSEAKAKEGMELVSPPFYTSQYGYKLQASVFLNGNGTGEGSHISIYIKILPGEYDALLRWPFSHSVSFTIFDQTVVAEKACNIVESFIPDPTWKNFQRPSREPDSLGFGFPRFLSHEMVKKRHFVKDNTMFIRVKVDPSKIVAV